The genomic stretch AAGCCCCGTACGCGAAAACGAATCTGGCCTAGCTGTATCCCGAGTAGTACGGAGCACGTGAAATTCCGTATGAATCTGCGAGGACCACCTCGTAAGGCTAAGTACTCCTGTGTGACCGATAGCGCAACAGTACCGCGAGGGAAAGGTGAAAAGAACCCCGGGAGGGGAGTGAAATAGAACATGAAACCGTGAGCTTACAAGCAATGGGAGCCCGACTGATCGGGTGACCGTGTGCCTGTTGAAGAATGAGCCGGCGACTTATAGGCACTGGCAGGTTAAACCGGGAATGGTGGAGCCATAGCGAAAGCGAGTCTGAATAGGGCGATCGTCAGTGTTTATAGACCCGAACCCGGGTGATCTAACCATGGCCAGGATGAAGCTTGGGTGATACCAAGTGGAGGTCCGAACCGACTGATGTTGAAAAATCAGCGGATGAGCTGTGGTTAGGGGTGAAATGCCAATCGAACCCGGAGCTAGCTGGTTCTCCCCGAAATACGTTGAGGCGTAGCGTCTAGTGCTATAGCAGGGGGGTAAAGCCACCGTTTCGGTGCGGGCTGCGAGAGCGGTACCAAATCGATACGAACTCTGAATACCCTGTGTGAAACTAGGCAGTCAGACTGTGGGGGATAAGCTCCATGGTCGAAAGGGAAACAGCCCAGACCGCCAGCTAAGGTCCCCAAATCAATGCTGAGTGATAAAGGAGGTGGGATTGCCCAGACAACCAGGAGGTTTGCCTAGAAGCAGCCATCCTCAAAGGAGTGCGTAATAGCTCACTGGTCGAGCGATCCTGCGCCGAAAATGAACGGGGCTAAGCATTGTACCGAAGCTGCGGATTTAACTTGTTAAATGGTAGGGGAGCGTTCCATGTGGGGTGAAGCGTTAGCGTAAGCGGGCGTGGACTGCATGGAAGTGAGAATGTCGGCTTGAGTAGCGAAAACATGGGTGAGAATCCCATGCCCCGAAACCCTAAGGGTTCCTCCGGCAGGCTCGTCCGCGGAGGGTTAGTCAGGACCTAAGGCGAGGCCGAAAGGCGTAGTCGATGGACAACAGGTCAACATTCCTGTACCTGTCATGTTTTGGGAAGGGGGACGGAGAAGGCTAGCCCAGCCAGATGTTGGTTACTGGTTCAAGCGTTCGAGGTGTTGAGGGGTGGTGAAAACACCCTGAGCTGAGGCGTGAGTACGAGCTGCTACGGCAGCGAAGTGGGTGATGTCAAGCTTCCAAGAAAAGCCCTATACCCGTTAAGGCATGACGGCCTGTACCCGAAACCGACACAGGTGGGGTGGTAGAGAATACCGAGGGGCGCGAGATAACTCTCTCTAAGGAACTCGGCAAAATGGCCCCGTAACTTCGGGAGAAGGGGTGCCACCGCAAGGTGGTCGCAGTGAAGAGGCCCAGGCGACTGTTTACCAAAAACACAGGTCTCCGCTAAGTCGCAAGACGATGTATGGGGGCTGACGCCTGCCCAGTGCCGGAAGGTTAAGGAAGCTGGTCAGCGCAAGCGAAGCTGGCGACTGAAGCCCCGGTGAACGGCGGCCGTAACTATAACGGTCCTAAGGTAGCGAAATTCCTTGTCGGGTAAGTTCCGACCCGCACGAAAGGCGTAACGATCTGGGCGCTGTCTCGGAGAGAGGCTCGGCGAAATAGAATTGTCTGTGAAGATGCGGACTACGTGCACCCGGACAGAAAGACCCTATGAAGCTTTACTGTAGCTTGGTATTGTGCCCGGGCTCTGAATGCGCAGGATAGGTGGGAGGCTTTGATCCATTGCTTGTGGGTAATGGTGAGCCAACGGTGAGATACCACTCTTTCAGAGCTAGGGTTCTAACCTTCACCCGTTATCCGGGGAGGGGACAGTATCAGGTGGGCAGTTTGACTGGGGCGGTCGCCTCCTAAAAGGTAACGGAGGCGCGCAAAGGTTTGCTCAGGCTGGTTGGAAATCAGCCGACGAGTGTAAAAGCAGAAGCAAGCTTGACTGTGAGACCAACAAGTCGAACAGGGACGAAAGTCGGCTTTAGTGATCCGACGGTTCTGAGTGGAAGGGCCGTCGCTCAACGGATAAAAGTTACTCTAGGGATAACAGGCTGATCTCCCCCAAGAGTTCACATCGACGGGGAGGTTTGGCACCTCGATGTCGGCTCATCGCAACCTGGGGCTGAAGTCGGTCCCAAGGGTTGGGCTGTTCGCCCATTAAAGCGGTACGCGAGCTGGGTTCAGAACGTCGTGAGACAGTTCGGTCCATATCCGGTGCATGCGTAAGAACATTGAGAGGAGTTCTCCCTAGTACGAGAGGACCGGGAGGAACGCACCTCTGGTGTACCAGTTATCGTGCCAACGGTAAACGCTGGGTAGCCATGTGCGGAGAGGATAACCGCTGAAAGCATCTAAGTGGGAAGCCCACCTCAAGATGAGTGTTCTCATGGCTTAAGCCAGTAAGGTCACGGGAAGAACACCCGTTGATAGGCTCTACGTGGAAGCGCAGCAATGTGTGAAGCGGAGGAGTACTAATAGACCGAGGGCTTGACCAACACTTGGCCTTGCTCAAGACGAGCATGAGCTGCGGAGTTTGCAGACAGAGGAGGCGAAAGCCAAATCAGTTACCTATGTAGTTCTCAGGGATCACCTGAGAGCGAACAGATTCTTTCCTGGTGTTCATGGCACTGTGGCCCCACTCCGATCCATCTCGAACTCGGTTGTGAAACGCAGTAGCGGCGACGATAGTTGGAGGGTAGCTTCCTGCAAAAATAGCTCAATGCCAGGATAAAACAATCTGAACGCTCAATGATCACTCCAGCGCAGCTGAAAGGAGATCAGAGAAGCCACCCTCGGGTGGCTTTTTTATGAGCAGGCTCGCTCAGAGTGACAACTCAATCTGCTCCAGACTTGTGACCTGGTCATGGAACCCTGGATCATGTTCGGGATTGCCTGGTCTGTTGCTGAAGATCACGGCAAGGCCGCTGCTGTGGGCGGCATCGAGTTCGGCCAAAGAGTCACTCACGAACAGGATCTTCGATGCGGGTGCAGCGAGAGAGTCTGCAATCCTGAGATAGCTCCCCGGATCCTGTTTACTGCCGATCCGTGTGTCGAACCAACCTCCGAACAACAGGCGCAGATCTCCGGAATCGCTGTGCTCGTAGAGGAGTTGCTGAGCGGCGACCGATCCTGAGGAATAGACCGCCAACTGAAGTCCTGTAGCGTGCCAACGCTTCAGAGTCGGCGCCACATCGGCAAACAGCGGAGCACGCAACGCACCAGTGGCATAGCCCTCCTTCCAGATCAATCCCTGCAGATCCTTGAGGGCGGTGAGCTTGCGGTCTTCATCGATCAGAGACTGGAGAAAACGGCAGAGTTGATCGAGACAGGGAGGCTCGACAGCTGCGTGTTGGGGCTGCAAGGGCTCCTGGGCTGCGTCTTCGGCTTGGTGCCAGGCCTCGTTGAGAGCACAGAGCAGTGGTTGCAGCTCAGGTTCCTGTTCGTGCTGCCGCAGAAAGGGCTCCAGATGGGCCCTGGCATAGGGGAAGAGAGTGTCGGCCACGAAGCTCACCGGGCAGGTGGTGCCTTCGATGTCGAGTAGCACATGCCTGATGCCAGTTCGTGAGCGATCGGTTGCTTCAGCTCCTGACGCCGTATGGGGTGTGGAAGTTGGAGGATTCATGGCCTGGGATGAGGAGGCAGGAGCAACTCACGCCAGCTCTGTTCCAGCAGGAATTCGAGGATCTCCAGATGGCGGCGGGCGCTGAAGAGATCGTGGCCCCAGGCATACAGCCCGTGGCCGGCGATCAGGAGGCCATGGGGGGCTCCGTCCAGGTGTGGTGAAGCGGCCAGGCTGAGGCGACCCAGATCCTGATCGTTGGCCAGCACGGGAATGGCGATGGAGGTGTCATGGCTGCGAATGCCTGCGAGCCCCTTGAGCATCTCCAGACCTTCGATCCGCACGACTGCAGGCTCTGCCTCGGCGACCTTCAGGGCACGTCGGGAGAGCAGGGTGGCGGCCTGGGAATGGGTGTGCAGCACGGCCCCGGCTCCCGTGCGCTTGACGATCTCAAGGTGCAGCAGGGTCTCTGCGCTGGCGGCTCCGCTGCCGTCGATCACCCGGGCCTCGCCATTCACCAGGATCAGGTCATCGGGTTGGATCGAGCCCTTGTCGACCCCGCTGGGGGCCATCAGCAGCTCCAGGGGATCCAGCCGACTCACG from Synechococcus sp. CBW1107 encodes the following:
- the mtnC gene encoding acireductone synthase, encoding MNPPTSTPHTASGAEATDRSRTGIRHVLLDIEGTTCPVSFVADTLFPYARAHLEPFLRQHEQEPELQPLLCALNEAWHQAEDAAQEPLQPQHAAVEPPCLDQLCRFLQSLIDEDRKLTALKDLQGLIWKEGYATGALRAPLFADVAPTLKRWHATGLQLAVYSSGSVAAQQLLYEHSDSGDLRLLFGGWFDTRIGSKQDPGSYLRIADSLAAPASKILFVSDSLAELDAAHSSGLAVIFSNRPGNPEHDPGFHDQVTSLEQIELSL
- the mtnB gene encoding methylthioribulose 1-phosphate dehydratase, yielding MPTSVPGEQATALSTVIAAIHARGWCDGTGGNFSCVSRLDPLELLMAPSGVDKGSIQPDDLILVNGEARVIDGSGAASAETLLHLEIVKRTGAGAVLHTHSQAATLLSRRALKVAEAEPAVVRIEGLEMLKGLAGIRSHDTSIAIPVLANDQDLGRLSLAASPHLDGAPHGLLIAGHGLYAWGHDLFSARRHLEILEFLLEQSWRELLLPPHPRP